From a single Pyxicephalus adspersus chromosome 11, UCB_Pads_2.0, whole genome shotgun sequence genomic region:
- the ZBTB44 gene encoding zinc finger and BTB domain-containing protein 44 isoform X2 yields MRRRHLPEHMKMGVKTFTHSSPAHSQEMLGKLNMLRNDGHFCDITIRVQDKIFRAHKVVLAACSEFFRTKLVGQAEENTQCVLDLHHVTVTGFIPLLEYAYTATLSINTENIIDVLAAASYMQMFSVASTCSEFMKSSILWNTQQEKVLDTGQESAANCNNFRDGSLSPVSSECSVVERTIPICRESRRKRKSYIVMSPESPLKCVTQTSSPQVLNPAPSYTEARSQPVDSSHAFPWTFPFGIDRRLQSEKVKQIESRTLELPGPSEVTRRVTDYVPCESTKVSSPLVMEEDVRVKVERLSDEEVHEEVSQPVSASQSSVSDQQTVPGSEQVQEDLLISPQSSSIGSIDEGVGEGLPALQGTASTNVHADDDDRLENVQYPYQLYLTPSTSSTERPSPNGPDRPFQCPTCGVRFTRIQNLKQHMLIHSGIKPFQCDRCGKKFTRAYSLKMHRLKHEAIS; encoded by the exons ATGAGAAGAAGGCACCTCCCCGAGCACATGAAGATGGGGGTGAAGACCTTTACGCACAGCTCCCCAGCACACAGCCAGGAAATGCTGGGGAAGCTGAATATGTTGCGTAACGATGGACATTTCTGTGACATCACCATACGGGTCCAGGATAAGATCTTTCGAGCGCACAAAGTGGTCCTGGCAGCTTGCAGTGAGTTCTTCCGTACTAAGTTGGTGGGTCAGGCGGAGGAAAACACTCAATGTGTGCTTGACCTGCACCATGTAACCGTCACAGGATTCATCCCCCTTCTGGAGTATGCCTACACAGCAACCCTGTCTATCAATACAGAAAATATCATTGATGTGTTAGCTGCAGCCAGCTACATGCAGATGTTCAGCGTGGCCAGCACCTGCTCTGAGTTTATGAAGTCCAGCATCTTATGGAACACTCAACAAGAGAAGGTTCTCGATACTGGACAGGAGAGCGCCGCTAACTGTAATAACTTCCGTGATGGTAGCCTTTCCCCGGTGTCCTCTGAATGCAGCGTGGTGGAAAGGACAATTCCTATCTGCCGCGAGTCCCGACGCAAACGAAAGAGCTATATTGTCATGTCTCCAGAAAGCCCATTAAAGTGCGTCACTCAGACAAGCTCCCCACAAGTTCTAAATCCTGCTCCTTCCTACACTGAAGCACGGAGTCAGCCTGTGGACTCATCACATGCCTTCCCCTGGACTTTCCCCTTTGGCATTGATCGACGGTTACAGTCTGAGAAGGTGAAGCAGATTGAGTCTAGAACATTAGAACTTCCCGGACCTTCTGAAGTAACCAGGAGAGTGACAGATTATGTACCGTGTGAAAGCACTAAAGTCAGCTCTCCCTTGGTAATGGAGGAAGATGTTCGGGTCAAGGTGGAACGGTTGAGTGATGAAGAGGTACACGAAGAGGTGTCCCAGCCCGTCAGTGCATCTCAGAGTTCAGTTAGTGACCAGCAAACTGTCCCTGGCAGTGAGCAAGTGCAGGAGGACCTACTGATCAGCCCTCAGTCATCTTCCATAG GCTCCATCGATGAGGGTGTTGGGGAAGGATTGCCCGCGCTCCAGGGGACGGCAAGCACCAATGTCCATGCGGATGATGATGACAG ACTGGAAAATGTGCAGTACCCCTACCAGCTGTACCTGACTCCCTCCACAAGCAGTACAGAACGGCCCAGTCCTAATGGGCCCGACAGACCTTTCCAGTGCCCCACCTGCGGAGTGCGCTTCACTCGGATCCAGAACCTCAAGCAGCACATGCTAATACATTCTG GAATTAAACCGTTTCAGTGCGATCGATGCGGGAAAAAATTCACTCGGGCATACTCCTTAAAGATGCATCGGCTGAAACACGAAG CGATTTCCTAG
- the ZBTB44 gene encoding zinc finger and BTB domain-containing protein 44 isoform X1 encodes MRRRHLPEHMKMGVKTFTHSSPAHSQEMLGKLNMLRNDGHFCDITIRVQDKIFRAHKVVLAACSEFFRTKLVGQAEENTQCVLDLHHVTVTGFIPLLEYAYTATLSINTENIIDVLAAASYMQMFSVASTCSEFMKSSILWNTQQEKVLDTGQESAANCNNFRDGSLSPVSSECSVVERTIPICRESRRKRKSYIVMSPESPLKCVTQTSSPQVLNPAPSYTEARSQPVDSSHAFPWTFPFGIDRRLQSEKVKQIESRTLELPGPSEVTRRVTDYVPCESTKVSSPLVMEEDVRVKVERLSDEEVHEEVSQPVSASQSSVSDQQTVPGSEQVQEDLLISPQSSSIGSIDEGVGEGLPALQGTASTNVHADDDDRLENVQYPYQLYLTPSTSSTERPSPNGPDRPFQCPTCGVRFTRIQNLKQHMLIHSGIKPFQCDRCGKKFTRAYSLKMHRLKHEGKRCFRCQICSATFTSFGEYKHHMRVSRHIIRKPRIYECKTCGAMFTNSGNLIVHLRSLNHEASELANYFQSSDFLVPDYLSQEQEEALGQYELAEHGFENNSSVQMPVISQVSSTQNCENTFPLGSLGSLAEKEGEEEEMTESVKASPMDESSRDDNPKAEASSIAVE; translated from the exons ATGAGAAGAAGGCACCTCCCCGAGCACATGAAGATGGGGGTGAAGACCTTTACGCACAGCTCCCCAGCACACAGCCAGGAAATGCTGGGGAAGCTGAATATGTTGCGTAACGATGGACATTTCTGTGACATCACCATACGGGTCCAGGATAAGATCTTTCGAGCGCACAAAGTGGTCCTGGCAGCTTGCAGTGAGTTCTTCCGTACTAAGTTGGTGGGTCAGGCGGAGGAAAACACTCAATGTGTGCTTGACCTGCACCATGTAACCGTCACAGGATTCATCCCCCTTCTGGAGTATGCCTACACAGCAACCCTGTCTATCAATACAGAAAATATCATTGATGTGTTAGCTGCAGCCAGCTACATGCAGATGTTCAGCGTGGCCAGCACCTGCTCTGAGTTTATGAAGTCCAGCATCTTATGGAACACTCAACAAGAGAAGGTTCTCGATACTGGACAGGAGAGCGCCGCTAACTGTAATAACTTCCGTGATGGTAGCCTTTCCCCGGTGTCCTCTGAATGCAGCGTGGTGGAAAGGACAATTCCTATCTGCCGCGAGTCCCGACGCAAACGAAAGAGCTATATTGTCATGTCTCCAGAAAGCCCATTAAAGTGCGTCACTCAGACAAGCTCCCCACAAGTTCTAAATCCTGCTCCTTCCTACACTGAAGCACGGAGTCAGCCTGTGGACTCATCACATGCCTTCCCCTGGACTTTCCCCTTTGGCATTGATCGACGGTTACAGTCTGAGAAGGTGAAGCAGATTGAGTCTAGAACATTAGAACTTCCCGGACCTTCTGAAGTAACCAGGAGAGTGACAGATTATGTACCGTGTGAAAGCACTAAAGTCAGCTCTCCCTTGGTAATGGAGGAAGATGTTCGGGTCAAGGTGGAACGGTTGAGTGATGAAGAGGTACACGAAGAGGTGTCCCAGCCCGTCAGTGCATCTCAGAGTTCAGTTAGTGACCAGCAAACTGTCCCTGGCAGTGAGCAAGTGCAGGAGGACCTACTGATCAGCCCTCAGTCATCTTCCATAG GCTCCATCGATGAGGGTGTTGGGGAAGGATTGCCCGCGCTCCAGGGGACGGCAAGCACCAATGTCCATGCGGATGATGATGACAG ACTGGAAAATGTGCAGTACCCCTACCAGCTGTACCTGACTCCCTCCACAAGCAGTACAGAACGGCCCAGTCCTAATGGGCCCGACAGACCTTTCCAGTGCCCCACCTGCGGAGTGCGCTTCACTCGGATCCAGAACCTCAAGCAGCACATGCTAATACATTCTG GAATTAAACCGTTTCAGTGCGATCGATGCGGGAAAAAATTCACTCGGGCATACTCCTTAAAGATGCATCGGCTGAAACACGAAGGTAAACGCTGTTTCCGGTGCCAGATATGTAGTGCCACATTCACTTCCTTCGGGGAATACAAACACCACATGCGGGTTTCCCGGCACATTATCCGCAAGCCTCGGATATATGAGTGCAAAACGTGCGGTGCCATGTTCACCAACTCTGGAAATTTAATCGTGCACCTGAGGAGCCTGAACCACGAAGCGTCAGAGCTAGCAAACTACTTCCAGAGCAG CGATTTCCTAGTCCCAGATTACTTGAGCCAGGAGCAGGAAGAGGCGCTTGGGCAGTACGAACTGGCAGAACATGGCTTTGAAAACAACTCATCTGTCCAAATGCCGGTCATCTCCCAGGTCTCCTCCACACAGAACTGCGAGAACACTTTCCCCCTGGGCTCCCTGGGCAGCCTGGCCGAGAAAGAGGGGGAAGAGGAGGAAATGACCGAGTCTGTCAAGGCCAGCCCTATGGATGAGAGCAGCAGAGATGACAACCCCAAAGCAGAGGCATCTTCCATTGCTGTGGAATAG